The following proteins are co-located in the Armatimonadota bacterium genome:
- the alaS gene encoding alanine--tRNA ligase — protein sequence MTTRELRQKYLAFFKEKGHSEFPSGSLIPFDVTGRLDESLLFNGAGMVQFKPFFRGAAQPPNPRLTTAQKCVRTGDIEEVGDLSHLTFFEMLGNFSFGNYFKKEAIAYSWEFLTSKQWLGLDPNRLSFTVFESDDEAFGYWAEHISAAGLNPEHRIFRLGEETNYWPAGAFSAGPPGPCGPNSEMFYWTSNEEPPPSGEYTRADYIRDDKAGKWLEIWNDVFIQFEWQGSLRNPDRPAEGYIKEGMPNLPFQSIDTGMGLERTATVLSGKRSVYDTDAFQAIILKIVEAGSGFSYGENEVKDRAIRIISDHIRTACFCIADGILPANNGRGYVLRRLIRRAVLKGQRVLGFNEPFFHYIYEGVADSMGDHYTELVEKAEVITETLKNEEIQFRRTIKQGSELLQQWIAGLQENKADLLDGESAFRLYDTYGFPLEVTQELCEESGISVDVDGYESAMAEAQERSRSAGGMDTVYGGSEEGFLVLIQQEAPSKTEFIGYDFAEAPARVVAAIPEVDDEGMTTGRIGIALDRTPFYAESGGQVSDEGIIEGAGFRLKVLDLVKQDGVFVHLAETLSTSHPEEFKGLPVKDLQDILNRQIFDQMVKATVDLDRRADITRNHTATHLLHAALRKTLGKHVTQAGSLVSPEHLRFDFTHGKAMTTEEIATVEQLVNEEILLGHFVTIHTGVPIQEAKAMGAMALFGEKYGEFVRVVEIRSHAGEPVSVELCGGCHVGSTGQIGFFKILHESSAASGVRRIEAVTGKGAIAWANHQHETVRQVAEVLKSTPSDVVRAAEKNVELLKEERKKREKLLQSGGGGADAQSHKVGDVELVIQILEDVAPKEAQTVADKIASDAPNRAALLAVKGEGKLTFIAKISKDAQAKGAHAGNLVKALASLTGGGGGGGPEFATAGGRNVDALSAALAQAPEILKGQVGA from the coding sequence ATGACCACGCGAGAATTGCGACAAAAGTACCTGGCATTTTTTAAGGAAAAAGGCCATTCCGAATTTCCAAGCGGCTCACTCATCCCATTCGATGTTACGGGCCGATTGGATGAATCCTTGTTGTTCAACGGTGCGGGCATGGTGCAGTTCAAGCCGTTCTTTCGAGGTGCCGCACAACCGCCAAATCCTCGGTTGACCACCGCTCAAAAGTGCGTGCGAACCGGAGACATTGAAGAGGTCGGTGACCTCAGTCACCTCACTTTCTTCGAAATGCTGGGCAATTTCAGCTTCGGCAACTATTTCAAGAAAGAAGCGATCGCCTACTCCTGGGAGTTTTTGACATCGAAGCAATGGTTGGGGCTAGATCCGAATCGGCTATCGTTCACCGTGTTTGAATCCGATGACGAAGCATTCGGATATTGGGCTGAACATATTTCGGCGGCAGGATTGAACCCAGAACACCGCATTTTCAGGCTCGGAGAAGAAACAAACTACTGGCCAGCAGGTGCGTTTAGCGCTGGCCCTCCAGGACCGTGTGGTCCGAATTCGGAGATGTTCTACTGGACCTCCAATGAAGAACCGCCACCTTCTGGCGAGTACACCCGTGCCGATTACATTCGAGATGACAAAGCCGGCAAATGGCTCGAAATCTGGAACGACGTCTTTATTCAGTTTGAGTGGCAAGGATCGTTGCGCAATCCAGATCGTCCGGCAGAAGGCTACATCAAAGAAGGGATGCCGAATCTCCCATTCCAATCGATCGACACTGGAATGGGGCTAGAGCGAACAGCCACAGTCTTGAGCGGTAAGAGATCGGTCTACGACACCGATGCATTCCAGGCAATCATCTTGAAGATTGTTGAAGCTGGTTCGGGCTTCTCTTACGGCGAGAATGAAGTTAAGGACCGTGCAATTCGAATCATCTCGGATCACATTCGAACTGCTTGCTTCTGTATTGCCGACGGAATCCTGCCAGCTAATAACGGTCGCGGTTACGTGCTACGCCGACTGATTCGCCGCGCTGTGCTTAAGGGACAGCGGGTGCTTGGGTTCAATGAGCCGTTCTTCCACTACATCTATGAGGGTGTTGCCGACAGCATGGGTGACCACTACACCGAGCTCGTGGAAAAAGCTGAGGTGATCACGGAAACTCTTAAGAATGAAGAGATTCAGTTCCGGCGCACGATCAAGCAAGGGAGCGAACTCCTTCAGCAATGGATCGCTGGGCTCCAAGAAAACAAAGCCGATCTGTTGGATGGTGAGTCCGCCTTTCGGCTGTATGACACCTACGGATTCCCGCTTGAGGTCACTCAAGAACTTTGCGAAGAGTCCGGAATTTCGGTGGACGTCGACGGCTACGAATCGGCGATGGCCGAAGCCCAAGAGCGGAGCCGATCCGCGGGAGGGATGGACACCGTTTACGGCGGCAGCGAAGAAGGATTCCTGGTGCTCATTCAGCAAGAAGCTCCCTCCAAAACCGAATTTATCGGATACGATTTTGCTGAGGCACCTGCTCGAGTAGTCGCAGCGATTCCTGAAGTCGACGACGAAGGAATGACGACTGGCCGGATCGGCATTGCGCTGGATCGGACACCTTTCTATGCTGAATCTGGCGGACAGGTCAGCGACGAAGGGATCATCGAGGGAGCTGGATTTAGGCTGAAAGTGCTCGATTTGGTGAAGCAAGATGGTGTTTTTGTTCACCTCGCCGAGACCCTATCGACCAGCCATCCGGAAGAGTTCAAAGGTCTTCCTGTCAAGGATCTCCAAGACATTTTGAATCGACAAATCTTTGACCAAATGGTTAAAGCAACTGTCGACCTCGACCGCCGCGCAGATATCACACGCAACCATACAGCAACACACTTGCTGCATGCGGCGCTGCGGAAAACGCTTGGAAAGCACGTGACTCAGGCAGGATCTCTGGTTTCGCCGGAGCACCTTCGATTCGACTTCACTCACGGAAAGGCGATGACTACTGAAGAGATCGCGACCGTCGAGCAACTCGTTAACGAAGAAATTCTTCTCGGACACTTTGTGACCATCCACACCGGCGTTCCTATTCAGGAAGCGAAGGCGATGGGTGCAATGGCACTTTTCGGCGAAAAGTACGGCGAATTCGTTCGGGTTGTCGAGATTCGATCGCATGCCGGTGAGCCAGTGAGCGTCGAACTTTGCGGCGGATGCCACGTCGGCAGCACGGGACAAATCGGATTCTTCAAGATCCTTCACGAAAGTTCGGCTGCTTCCGGCGTTCGACGCATTGAGGCGGTCACTGGAAAAGGTGCTATTGCTTGGGCGAACCATCAGCACGAAACCGTTCGGCAAGTCGCTGAAGTACTCAAATCGACGCCTTCTGACGTGGTTCGCGCCGCGGAAAAGAACGTTGAGCTCCTCAAAGAAGAGCGAAAGAAGCGCGAAAAGTTGCTTCAATCAGGCGGAGGAGGAGCCGATGCGCAATCGCACAAGGTCGGCGATGTCGAGCTGGTCATTCAGATTTTGGAGGATGTTGCGCCCAAAGAAGCGCAGACGGTCGCCGACAAAATCGCAAGCGATGCTCCAAACAGAGCTGCATTGCTCGCGGTCAAGGGCGAGGGCAAGCTGACGTTTATTGCAAAAATCAGCAAAGACGCTCAGGCAAAGGGTGCCCATGCTGGCAACCTCGTCAAAGCACTGGCAAGCTTGACCGGTGGCGGTGGCGGCGGCGGACCAGAGTTCGCAACAGCCGGTGGACGCAACGTCGATGCGCTATCTGCTGCGCTGGCGCAAGCACCGGAAATCCTCAAAGGTCAAGTCGGAGCCTAA
- a CDS encoding WecB/TagA/CpsF family glycosyltransferase, which produces MDHEVSQTDQPNGVAEISSGGFSAESTPVEVCGYQINPFSHDQLVQYVLDRVAQKKGGWILALNLDLVARGIREPEFATLIKRATVTVADGQPLVWGAKKKNPALKDLERATGSDLTQALLHKVSPANTAIIGGKDPKLALTKEGLNPSDPWFVFDGFVKLDEEFIESLYSQIKDRSLVFVALGVPKQEKLIDALMAKMPETTFIGVGGSFEFLAGYTSRAPKWMQRNGLEWFYRLCTEPRRLWKRYLIDYIPGGLALLKDMRNSKR; this is translated from the coding sequence ATGGATCACGAGGTAAGCCAAACTGACCAGCCAAATGGAGTCGCTGAGATTTCATCGGGCGGTTTTTCAGCAGAATCCACTCCCGTTGAAGTCTGTGGCTATCAGATCAATCCATTCAGCCACGATCAACTTGTTCAATATGTCCTCGATCGAGTCGCGCAGAAAAAAGGCGGTTGGATTCTCGCTCTGAACTTGGATTTGGTAGCCAGAGGCATTCGAGAACCTGAATTTGCCACTCTGATCAAACGTGCAACCGTAACTGTTGCCGATGGTCAACCCTTGGTTTGGGGGGCAAAGAAGAAAAACCCTGCGCTTAAAGACCTCGAACGCGCTACTGGTTCCGATCTCACTCAGGCGCTACTCCACAAAGTATCGCCTGCCAACACGGCGATCATCGGTGGGAAGGACCCCAAACTTGCTCTCACTAAAGAAGGGCTCAACCCGAGCGATCCCTGGTTTGTTTTCGATGGATTTGTGAAACTCGATGAAGAATTCATCGAAAGCCTTTACAGCCAGATCAAAGATCGATCTCTAGTGTTTGTTGCACTCGGGGTACCAAAGCAAGAGAAGCTTATCGATGCCCTTATGGCAAAGATGCCTGAAACTACTTTCATTGGCGTCGGTGGCTCGTTCGAATTCCTCGCGGGATATACGAGCCGAGCACCGAAGTGGATGCAGCGCAATGGCCTGGAATGGTTTTACAGGCTGTGCACCGAGCCGAGACGACTCTGGAAGCGATATCTCATTGACTACATTCCCGGCGGGCTCGCGCTCCTGAAAGATATGCGCAATTCTAAGCGCTAA
- a CDS encoding D-sedoheptulose 7-phosphate isomerase has translation MADIQEINRILKDHQETIAATFAIAEEIGKAADMVAESLANGGTIMLCGNGGSAADAQHIAGEFVSRFFMERRALPSLALHTNTTVMTAIGNDYSFDVVYSRQVEAHGKQGDVLIAITTSGTSPNILRAAEKAREMGIKVIGWTGNKQSPFPALCDLCLQVPSPVTPRVQEMHILIGHIICELAEKQLCGPK, from the coding sequence ATGGCAGATATTCAGGAAATTAATCGGATCCTAAAGGATCACCAGGAAACCATTGCGGCCACGTTCGCAATCGCAGAAGAGATCGGCAAGGCCGCGGACATGGTGGCCGAATCTTTGGCTAATGGCGGCACGATTATGCTTTGCGGGAACGGCGGCAGTGCTGCTGACGCGCAGCATATTGCGGGCGAATTCGTCAGCCGGTTCTTCATGGAGCGGCGGGCTCTTCCGTCTTTGGCACTACACACAAACACCACAGTGATGACAGCCATCGGCAACGATTACAGCTTCGATGTCGTTTATTCGCGCCAAGTGGAAGCCCATGGCAAACAAGGCGATGTGTTGATCGCGATCACCACCAGCGGAACCAGTCCAAACATTTTGCGAGCGGCAGAAAAGGCCCGCGAAATGGGGATCAAAGTGATTGGATGGACTGGCAACAAGCAGTCTCCATTCCCGGCGCTGTGCGATTTGTGCTTGCAAGTGCCTTCTCCGGTCACCCCGCGTGTTCAGGAGATGCATATTTTGATCGGACACATCATCTGCGAACTCGCTGAAAAACAACTCTGTGGCCCAAAGTGA
- a CDS encoding GHMP kinase: MWIRAKAPLRISFGGGGTDVAPYCDERGGAVLSATINRHAYATLIPGGDKIEIKSLDYDASISYGIDDPFVYDGQLDLAKGVVDHFRKIANFPEGLRIILHNDAPPGSGLGSSSALAVAMIGALAAYAKMPLDSYQVAQKAFDIERVEVGIIGGKQDQYASAFGGFNFIEFNKDITLVNQLRLPDDVISELEYRLVFAYVGGKRVYSDILKKQMDNFKDKKMSAVDAMDNIKKLAFDMKRSLLLGNLVEFAAALHEGWENKKMMAEGISNPFIDEIYEAARSAGAMGGKITGAGGGGFMFFICDPFKRHDVQSALSAQGANLVDLSFTHTGVSAWNAPESKFVP, translated from the coding sequence ATGTGGATTCGTGCGAAGGCACCTTTAAGAATTAGCTTTGGTGGAGGAGGAACAGACGTCGCTCCTTATTGTGACGAGCGCGGAGGTGCGGTACTAAGCGCCACGATCAACCGCCATGCCTACGCCACTCTGATTCCGGGCGGAGACAAGATCGAGATCAAGAGCCTCGATTACGACGCTTCCATCAGCTACGGGATCGACGATCCATTTGTCTATGACGGCCAGCTTGACCTCGCCAAGGGAGTTGTCGATCACTTCCGAAAAATCGCCAATTTCCCAGAAGGATTGCGGATTATCCTGCACAACGACGCACCTCCTGGCTCGGGTCTCGGATCATCGAGCGCGCTTGCTGTAGCGATGATCGGTGCACTGGCGGCCTACGCGAAGATGCCGCTCGACAGCTACCAGGTCGCCCAAAAGGCATTTGATATCGAACGCGTTGAGGTCGGGATCATCGGCGGTAAGCAAGATCAATACGCAAGCGCATTTGGCGGATTTAACTTCATTGAATTCAACAAGGACATCACATTGGTCAATCAGCTTCGATTGCCGGATGATGTCATTTCCGAACTGGAGTACCGACTGGTCTTTGCTTATGTCGGTGGCAAGCGTGTTTACAGCGACATCTTGAAGAAGCAGATGGACAACTTCAAGGATAAGAAGATGTCGGCAGTCGATGCGATGGACAACATCAAAAAGTTGGCTTTTGACATGAAGCGATCGTTGTTGCTTGGCAATCTGGTCGAGTTTGCAGCTGCGCTACACGAAGGCTGGGAGAACAAAAAGATGATGGCCGAAGGCATTTCGAACCCATTCATCGACGAAATTTACGAAGCTGCGCGGTCTGCTGGCGCGATGGGTGGAAAGATCACAGGCGCGGGTGGCGGTGGCTTCATGTTCTTCATTTGTGACCCATTCAAGCGTCACGATGTGCAAAGTGCGCTCAGTGCGCAAGGTGCTAATTTGGTGGACCTCAGCTTTACGCACACCGGCGTGAGTGCCTGGAACGCACCCGAATCAAAGTTTGTCCCATAA
- a CDS encoding HAD-IIIA family hydrolase, producing MAQSEVLLLAGGFGTRLGELTKETPKPILSVGGVPFLEHLLWNLKRHGLKRILISTGYLAEKVEQALGDGSRFGLELDYLAEDQPLGTGGATKFAASRLAEEFFVLNADTLYDCNLWEVYQAAKLPWAKAGIAMRRVDDVSRYGEVICDGQRVTKFAEKSRSGQGYINAGIYNLNQELVARLPEGKCSLESNLFPDLASEGVLAAVPSDGFFIDIGLPETLAEANQSVPQWRKKKCAFFDRDGILNVNTHHTHRWEDFQPVPGAFEAVKLLNSLGYLVIVVTNQAGIAKGKFTEEQYHQFMDRLALEMREHGAHWDAAYFCPYHPTEGIGEYLLDSEDRKPKPGMILKAMRDWEIDPSGSFLIGDAITDIQAAEAAGIPGYLFTEGTVLDLAKKAISA from the coding sequence GTGGCCCAAAGTGAAGTTCTCCTGCTCGCCGGCGGGTTCGGAACCAGGCTCGGCGAGCTAACGAAGGAAACCCCCAAACCGATTCTCTCGGTCGGGGGTGTGCCTTTTTTGGAGCATCTGCTTTGGAATCTGAAGCGGCACGGACTCAAGCGAATTCTAATTTCGACCGGATACCTCGCCGAGAAAGTTGAGCAAGCGCTCGGTGACGGTTCTAGGTTCGGCCTGGAGCTGGATTATTTGGCGGAAGACCAACCGCTCGGTACAGGTGGGGCCACGAAGTTTGCTGCGTCCCGTTTGGCGGAAGAGTTCTTCGTACTCAACGCCGACACGCTGTACGATTGCAACCTGTGGGAAGTCTATCAAGCTGCGAAACTCCCGTGGGCAAAGGCCGGCATCGCGATGCGGAGAGTGGACGATGTCTCGCGCTATGGAGAGGTGATTTGCGATGGCCAGCGAGTGACCAAATTTGCGGAAAAATCGCGGTCCGGACAGGGGTACATCAACGCCGGAATCTATAATTTGAATCAAGAATTGGTCGCGCGGTTGCCCGAAGGCAAGTGTTCGCTGGAGTCGAATCTCTTCCCAGATCTGGCGAGTGAAGGGGTGCTTGCGGCGGTACCTTCCGATGGCTTCTTTATCGATATCGGATTGCCGGAAACTCTGGCTGAGGCGAATCAATCTGTGCCGCAATGGCGCAAGAAGAAGTGTGCTTTCTTTGATCGTGACGGAATATTGAACGTCAACACCCATCACACGCACCGGTGGGAGGATTTTCAACCTGTTCCCGGAGCGTTTGAGGCAGTGAAGCTCCTCAACAGCCTCGGATACTTGGTAATTGTCGTCACAAACCAAGCCGGGATCGCCAAAGGCAAGTTCACTGAGGAGCAATATCATCAGTTTATGGATCGCCTTGCGCTCGAGATGCGGGAACACGGTGCGCATTGGGATGCGGCGTATTTTTGTCCCTATCATCCGACCGAGGGCATTGGCGAATACCTGCTGGATTCGGAAGACCGAAAGCCAAAGCCAGGAATGATCTTAAAGGCGATGCGAGATTGGGAGATTGATCCGAGCGGAAGCTTTTTGATTGGCGATGCAATCACAGATATCCAAGCGGCGGAAGCTGCCGGAATTCCGGGCTATCTCTTTACTGAGGGAACTGTGCTCGATCTCGCCAAAAAGGCGATTAGCGCTTAG
- a CDS encoding LD-carboxypeptidase — MKIKPRAVPPGSTLGIVSPSSPIAPDKMEKGRALMHAYGYKTKLMPHALDSEFYLAGSDRHRADDLMAAFHDPEVDAVYCSRGGYGCARLFPYLDLDFMAQSRKMFLGFSDITTLHMALQRRGAVTIQAPMVLTLAFDRAPWVHESFFNVLSGDARIPKSATKMETVVPGVAEGDTVGGCLCLICDSIGTKEEIQTEGKILLIEDVDENPHRVDAMMTHLFNAGKLQSAAAVVVGEMTRTDERADESIGSKPWKDIVGDILVRSGVPSSVMFPFGHMSTMLSLPMGLRARVDTEAATFEYTEPLCDD; from the coding sequence ATGAAAATTAAGCCACGCGCCGTGCCACCAGGCTCTACTTTGGGCATTGTTTCGCCGTCGTCGCCGATCGCGCCGGACAAAATGGAAAAGGGCCGCGCGCTGATGCACGCTTACGGCTACAAAACAAAGTTGATGCCGCATGCCCTAGATTCCGAGTTCTATCTTGCGGGATCGGATCGGCATCGAGCCGACGACCTGATGGCCGCGTTCCACGATCCAGAAGTGGACGCTGTCTATTGCTCACGCGGTGGCTATGGATGCGCAAGGCTGTTTCCTTACCTCGATCTCGATTTCATGGCACAAAGCCGCAAAATGTTCTTGGGATTCAGCGACATCACGACGCTTCATATGGCGCTACAACGTCGTGGCGCAGTCACGATTCAGGCTCCAATGGTTCTCACATTGGCATTTGACCGCGCACCTTGGGTGCACGAATCGTTCTTCAACGTCTTGTCCGGTGATGCCAGAATTCCGAAATCAGCGACGAAGATGGAAACGGTCGTTCCTGGCGTTGCTGAAGGGGATACCGTGGGCGGATGCCTTTGTCTGATCTGCGATTCGATCGGCACAAAGGAAGAGATTCAAACCGAAGGCAAAATCCTGTTGATCGAGGACGTTGATGAGAACCCTCATCGAGTTGACGCGATGATGACCCACCTTTTCAATGCAGGCAAGCTCCAAAGTGCTGCCGCCGTGGTCGTCGGAGAAATGACTCGGACTGACGAGCGAGCAGATGAAAGCATCGGTTCGAAACCTTGGAAAGATATTGTCGGCGATATTTTGGTGCGGTCGGGCGTCCCTAGTTCTGTAATGTTCCCATTTGGGCACATGTCGACGATGCTTTCTTTGCCGATGGGCTTACGCGCCCGAGTTGATACCGAAGCGGCTACCTTTGAATACACCGAACCGTTATGCGACGATTAA
- a CDS encoding metallophosphoesterase: MNFKSGLALVAGVSAGLFGYGMLVEANRLVVVHKSIKLPRWPSRLNGFKIAVLGDFHLRDEYSSALAKRAVDAVLDEQPDMVALVGDIIDYWKPEVIPMIGDVLEDLLLLQGAVVAIPGNHEYRCGNPDLMESILNELNIKYLRNSSWDHAGIQWVGVDSANAGQSDPITAFEKINPDEPCITLWHEPDMVEWLPARTDLMLSGHSHGGQFLTPWGKPFTGSRNGRRYLRGFYDLDPNPLYVTSGVGTTGPPSRLFCPPEVVILTLRSA; the protein is encoded by the coding sequence GTGAACTTCAAATCTGGATTGGCGCTTGTTGCGGGAGTTTCGGCGGGACTCTTTGGCTATGGCATGCTCGTCGAGGCCAATCGACTGGTGGTTGTTCACAAGTCGATCAAGTTGCCGCGGTGGCCCTCCAGGTTGAACGGGTTCAAAATTGCGGTGCTCGGCGACTTTCACCTTCGTGATGAGTACAGCAGTGCGCTGGCCAAGCGCGCCGTCGACGCCGTTCTCGATGAGCAGCCCGATATGGTAGCTCTGGTCGGCGACATCATCGATTACTGGAAACCCGAGGTCATCCCGATGATCGGCGATGTCTTGGAGGATTTACTTCTTTTGCAAGGAGCGGTTGTGGCCATTCCTGGTAATCACGAATACCGTTGCGGCAACCCAGATTTGATGGAATCGATCCTCAATGAACTGAACATCAAGTATCTTCGGAATTCGAGCTGGGATCACGCCGGAATCCAGTGGGTTGGCGTCGATTCAGCAAACGCTGGTCAATCTGACCCAATCACAGCCTTTGAGAAGATTAATCCTGACGAGCCGTGTATCACTCTTTGGCACGAGCCCGATATGGTGGAATGGCTCCCGGCGCGCACAGACTTGATGCTGAGTGGTCACAGCCACGGCGGGCAGTTTTTGACTCCATGGGGCAAGCCATTCACCGGGAGTCGAAATGGTCGAAGGTACTTGCGCGGTTTTTACGATCTCGATCCAAATCCGCTCTATGTCACTAGCGGCGTAGGAACCACCGGCCCGCCATCCAGGCTTTTCTGCCCACCCGAAGTGGTGATATTGACCCTAAGATCGGCCTAA
- a CDS encoding aminopeptidase P family protein, which yields MIQARLSKVTDAMNSANVDVLFLSSPASMGYLAGFFEDGHERLMVLAVRSSGETALICPALSHSQAERCGIKQIQSWKDGEDPMRLVANLAKEWSLDRAVIGVDAEMRADILLGIQNVLPAAAYHSAEKCVAAAMSTKDDEELDALRRAGAVVDEVYRELLKELGPGMSEVAIEGIIRNKVLAKGAKPTFCIVGTGAGSAEPHHLNGDSLTAVGELLLLDFGCEVDHYQADITRVVGIGNCGEEARHVYRVVFEAHRAAKNAVSIGTPLAEVDKAARKVIEDAGFGEFFTHRTGHGIGIRGHEQPNVSADNATLLELGHCFSIEPGIYLPGKFGVRLENIYSCGANGAISKNEEFEEELLEL from the coding sequence ATGATTCAAGCGCGATTGTCCAAAGTGACCGATGCCATGAATTCGGCGAATGTGGATGTTCTTTTTCTTTCCTCGCCAGCATCAATGGGCTATCTGGCCGGATTTTTTGAAGATGGACACGAGCGATTGATGGTTTTGGCTGTTCGATCAAGCGGCGAAACGGCTCTCATCTGCCCGGCGCTTAGCCATTCTCAGGCAGAGAGGTGCGGGATCAAGCAGATTCAAAGTTGGAAAGACGGGGAAGATCCAATGCGACTTGTCGCCAATCTCGCCAAAGAATGGAGTCTTGACCGAGCCGTCATCGGAGTTGATGCCGAAATGCGCGCGGATATTCTGCTAGGAATTCAAAATGTGTTGCCGGCCGCGGCCTATCACTCTGCCGAAAAGTGCGTTGCGGCTGCCATGTCCACCAAAGATGACGAAGAACTGGATGCGTTAAGGCGAGCTGGGGCCGTCGTCGACGAGGTTTACCGTGAACTTCTTAAAGAACTCGGGCCCGGAATGAGCGAGGTGGCAATTGAAGGCATTATTCGCAACAAGGTTCTCGCCAAAGGTGCCAAGCCGACGTTCTGCATTGTTGGGACAGGCGCTGGTAGCGCCGAGCCGCACCATTTGAACGGTGACTCGCTGACAGCGGTCGGAGAATTGCTCTTGCTCGATTTTGGATGCGAGGTCGATCACTATCAGGCCGATATCACGCGGGTCGTGGGCATTGGAAATTGTGGTGAAGAAGCGCGGCACGTTTACCGAGTCGTGTTTGAGGCGCATCGAGCGGCAAAGAATGCAGTTTCGATCGGGACGCCTTTGGCCGAAGTGGATAAGGCCGCCCGAAAAGTGATCGAAGATGCGGGCTTTGGAGAGTTCTTTACGCACCGAACGGGGCACGGTATCGGAATCAGAGGGCACGAACAGCCAAACGTCTCCGCGGACAATGCCACCTTACTGGAACTGGGGCATTGCTTTAGCATCGAGCCCGGAATCTATTTGCCCGGGAAGTTTGGTGTCCGTTTAGAAAACATCTACAGTTGTGGAGCGAATGGTGCGATCAGTAAAAACGAAGAGTTCGAGGAAGAACTCCTCGAACTCTAA
- a CDS encoding phosphodiester glycosidase family protein — MRRLTTVIVLATSALSFGQSWEKLVAPGLTYRMEIDSKTPRVIHALRWSFTAPSLFARSEVSQMRLYGAPGAEAKETTSSIVKKSKAIAGINGDFFPASGEPLGTMVRDGQLLSRPYPGRPAFAWGPSSQAFVTLDWQGDVSFDSGQPRQLQGINEDLQDDRLVLYTDGAAEVRSNGPSTYLVLEMDNPQAAPNSVNRGWVTEVLRGQTSYKIKKGQYVIAMQGPGSASLTNTTVGTAVRITMRTSGLDWASFDNAIGGGPSLLRGGKFVDDGAAGNFGKTFLENRHPRTAIGRTPQGDIWLVTVDGRQPMSAGCSIREIADLMLTFGCTDAINLDGGGSTTLSLFGEVLNRPSDGTERRISNALLIFGPTYSSPGETVTIEGAANLTGTANAPYRLLGADGNAIPNREVLWSAMGPGGWIDQSGTFRPLPAGGTATIRAFSRGSVASINVKVAATQPAQPANEGSEPNR; from the coding sequence ATGCGACGATTAACCACTGTCATCGTTCTGGCTACCAGCGCGCTCTCTTTTGGCCAAAGCTGGGAAAAGCTGGTTGCGCCGGGTCTGACGTATCGAATGGAGATCGACTCCAAAACGCCACGAGTGATTCACGCGCTTCGATGGTCGTTTACGGCGCCATCACTCTTTGCTCGCTCCGAAGTCTCTCAAATGCGACTTTACGGCGCACCCGGCGCAGAAGCTAAAGAGACTACAAGTTCAATCGTCAAGAAGTCAAAGGCGATTGCAGGGATCAACGGAGACTTTTTCCCTGCGAGTGGCGAACCACTTGGCACCATGGTGCGCGATGGACAATTGCTCAGCAGGCCTTATCCTGGGCGTCCGGCGTTTGCATGGGGTCCGAGTTCTCAAGCATTCGTCACTCTGGATTGGCAAGGCGATGTGAGCTTTGATTCCGGTCAGCCGAGGCAACTCCAAGGCATCAATGAGGACCTTCAAGACGATAGGCTCGTGCTGTACACCGACGGAGCTGCCGAGGTCAGATCAAACGGCCCTTCCACCTACTTGGTTCTGGAAATGGATAATCCTCAGGCCGCTCCAAATAGCGTCAACCGAGGTTGGGTAACCGAGGTTTTGCGAGGTCAAACCAGCTACAAAATCAAAAAAGGCCAGTATGTGATCGCTATGCAGGGGCCAGGTTCGGCTAGCCTGACCAACACTACGGTCGGCACTGCGGTCCGGATCACGATGCGAACGAGCGGGCTCGATTGGGCTTCATTCGACAACGCCATCGGCGGCGGTCCTAGCTTGCTTCGTGGTGGAAAGTTCGTCGATGATGGCGCTGCAGGCAATTTCGGAAAGACATTCCTGGAAAATCGTCACCCACGAACTGCGATCGGCCGTACGCCACAAGGTGATATCTGGCTGGTCACGGTCGATGGTCGGCAACCGATGAGCGCGGGCTGCTCTATACGTGAGATTGCCGATTTGATGCTGACATTCGGATGCACCGATGCGATCAATCTCGATGGCGGCGGTTCGACGACGCTTTCGCTGTTTGGCGAGGTGTTGAATCGGCCCTCAGACGGCACCGAGAGACGGATTTCAAACGCACTTTTGATCTTCGGGCCTACGTACTCATCCCCGGGTGAGACGGTCACCATTGAAGGAGCGGCGAACCTAACAGGCACGGCCAATGCGCCATATCGGCTATTGGGCGCGGACGGAAATGCGATTCCAAACCGCGAAGTTCTTTGGAGTGCGATGGGTCCTGGCGGCTGGATCGATCAGAGCGGCACTTTCCGCCCTTTGCCAGCTGGCGGTACCGCGACGATTCGTGCATTTTCACGCGGGAGTGTGGCCAGTATCAACGTTAAAGTTGCCGCCACTCAGCCCGCACAGCCAGCGAATGAGGGTTCGGAGCCTAACCGTTAG